Sequence from the Actinomyces slackii genome:
TGCTGTGCGAGGGGTACTCCAACGCGGAGATCGCCGCCCGCCTGGTGGTCTCCGAGGCAACGGTCAAGACGCATGTCTCCCACCTCATGAAGAAGTTCTCTGTATCGTCCCGGCTCAAACTCGTCGTCGCCGTCCATCACGCCCAGGACGCCGCTCGCTGAGCGCGCCGCGCTGCTGCCCACCTGCGGGCATCGGGCCAGCGACGCCGCGCCCGGCCCCGGTTTCCTCAGTCCTCCGCAAGCGCCATCACCGGCGGGATGGCACTCGCCCGCCCGGCTGGCCGCAGGGAGGCCGCCATAGCCACAAGCAGGGTGACGATGACAATCCCGGCGAGTGCCGCGGCAGGGATGTCCAGGGTGACCCCGCCGTCCTTCAGCGCCGCTACGGTCCCGGCGGCGCCCAGACCGGCTCCCGCGGCCACTCCCAGGACTCCTCCGGTGATGGCCAGCAGGACTCCTTCGGAGACGATGAGGCGCCTGATCTCGGATCGGCTGGAGCCGGTGGCCCGCAGCACGCCGATCTCGCGCGTGCGCTCCAGGACCGAGATGTCGGTGGTGTTGGCCAGCCCGGACAGGGAGATGATGAAGGCCGCCCCGATGACGAGGCACACGATGAGCATGACGCGGTTGATATTCGCCTCGACCTGGGCGCGCGCCGTCGCGCTCCCCACGACCATGAGGTCCTGCCCTTGGGTCGCCTCCCGGACGGCCTTCTCCGTGGCGGCCGAGGAGTCCTCGCCGGCACGGATCCACATCATGGAGTCCGTGGGGGCTCCCCCTGTCAGGCGCTGCGCGGTGGCGGGGGTGATCGCCGCTCCCCAGCCCTCGAGCCGGCGTGCCGTCAGCGTGGTCTGGCCGCCGGGCCCCGTGAGGATGACCTGCGCGCCGTCGGGGATGTCATAGATGCTGCCCACGATGATCGTGTCATCGGAGAGCTCCTCCAGCCCCTGGGTGGTGCGCACGACGGTGGCGGCCTGCGCCGTATCGATGGCGATGACGTTGATCGGCGCCTGCTCGCCTCCCACGGTCCTGGTCAGGTCCATCGAGGGGACGTAGATGGACTTCTCCACCCCGCTGATCGATGTCATGGTTGAGGAGAGGGCCTCAGTGTCGGTCTGCGGCGTGACGCCATGGACCTGGATGTCGACGGGAGAGCCCTTGTGGACCATGTCGTCAAAGGACACCCTCAGGGAGAACAGCCCGACGAACAGCGCAGAGCCCACCAGGACGCAGACGAACAGCGTGGCCGCCGTCGCTGCGGAGCGACCGGAGTTGCCGGCCAGGTTGCGAGCGGCCAGGTGGAGGATCGGGAACCGCCCCGGTGCGCCGATCCTCCCGATGAGGCTGACGATCGCCACCGTGAGCAGGGGCAGCATCGCCAGGAGACCTGCCACAGCCACCAGGCTCCCGGCAGCAGCCAGGTAGAGCTGGCCTCCCATGCTGCCCAGTGCGGCCAGCGCCCCTCCGATGAGGGCCAGGGCCGCACCGAGGATCGCGGCCCACCGCTGCCGGCGCCCCGCCTGCCTGACGTCCGCGGTCTGGCCCGTCAGCGCCACCAGTGGCGAGATGCGAGTGGCCCGGCGAGCGGGGCGCAGCACCGCGACGAGCGCGACCAGGGAGCCCAGGGCGATGGTCAGTGCGACGGAGACCGGGGAGATGGTCAGGTGCTCGCCGGCCAGATCGGCGAAGGTCCCCGATCGCACCAGGGCCGCAGCGCTGCCGACTCCCACGGCCGCTCCGATGAAGGAGCCGATCACTCCCGTGATGAGGCCCGTGCGCAGGATGGCGAGCATCACCTGCCGCCGGCTGCTGCCGATGCAGCGCAAGAGCCCGATGGTGCGGGTCTGGCGGGCCACGAGCGTGGTGAAGGTGGTGGCGATGACGATCATGGCCACGACCGCGCACACCGGGGCCAGCAGGTTGAGGATGGTCGCGATGGTCGCGCCCCCCTGCTCGCTGCTCGTGCGCTGGATGATCTCGTCCTCCGCGGTCTGCACGGAGGCCGAGGGCTGAACCGCGTTGACCGCCTCGGCGACCTTGTCGCGCAGATCTGCGGGGCTGGTGGCCGGCGAGCCGGTCACGTACAGGTAGTGGTAGTCGACATCGGCCCCCAGTTCCACGATCTGGTCGGCGGTGGCGTAGATGGTGCCGATCCCCGCGCGATGGGAGTCCGCCCCCGGGGAGATGATGCCGACCACTGAGGAGGCGCGCCGTGCGCTCTCATCGGGGGTCGTGGTGCGGATCGTGTCGCCCACGCCCAGACCCTGCTGCTCGGCCAGGTCGGTGCTGATGGCGATCTCCCCGGCCGCCTGGGGCAGACGGCCACTGGTCAGCCTGGTGTGCTCGGTCAGGGCGGGCACGTCCTGAACCGCGATGGTGCTGCCGATGGAGTTCGCCAGCTGCGGCGGCAGGTCGAGCTTGAGGGCGGTCCAGTGCGCGCCGCGCACGGACTCGACGCCGTCGAGCTCGGAGATCCGGGACACGAGGGCCTCATCCAGGCCGCCCTCGGTGCTGCTGGCCAGGCGCCCGTCGGTGACGACGACGGAGGCGCCGCCCACGGACAGGCGGGCGTCCTGCTGCACCTGGGTGCGGAAGGAGTCGGAGATGATGAAGGCGAAGGCGATGAGGGCCGCGCTCATGGCGACTGCGACCAGTGCGGCGATGGTGCGCCGCAGATCGAGGATCGTGGGCATCAGCGGGCCCCCATTCCTGTGGCGCGCGCCGGGCCGAACCCGTGGGGCTGGGCGGGGGCAGCGGCGTGGCGGGCGATATACCCGGGGCGACCGGGGGCGCTGGGCTGGCGGGCGGCCCCGAGCCCGGCTGGCGGGCCGGCCGGCCGGGCGGCCAGCGGGCTCGACGGTGGGGCGGCCGGCGGGCTCGACGGTGGGGCGGCCGGCGGGCTCGACGGTGGGGCGGCCGGCGGGCTCGACGGCAAGCCTGCCGTCGCCCCGGGGGCGGTGCCCGGGGCTGGCGCTGCCGGCGCTGCTGGCGCTGCTGGCGCTGCCGGCGCTGCGGGAGCGGCCGGAGCAGCCACGTGGCTGTGCTGGTTGCGCTGGCCAGCGGTCGGTGCAACGCGGGCGCCGAGGCGCGAGACCGGGGAGTCGCCCACGATGCGGCCATCGCGCAGCCGGATGATCCGCTTGGTGGTGGCCGCGGCGTCCTCGTCGTGGGTCACCATGACGATGGTCTGCCCCAGGGTCTCGCACATGCGGACCAGGGTCTCCAGAAGGTTGGCGGCCGAGGCGGTGTCCAGCGCGCCGGTGGGCTCATCGGCGAAGATGACGTCGGGGCGGCTGACCAGGGCGCGGGCGACCGCGACGCGCTGCTGCTGGCCGCCGGAGAGCTCGGTGGGCCGATGAGTCAGGCGGTCGCCGATGCCCAGCGTGGTCACCACGGCGTCATACCAGTCCTTGTCCGGCGTGCGATGGGCCAGGCGCATGGGCAGGAGGATGTTCTCCTGGGCGGTCAGCGTGGGCAGCAGGTTGAAGGACTGGAAGATGAAGCCGAGCTTGTCGCGGCGCACCTTCGTGAGCTGGCGGTCATTCATGCCGGCCAGGTCCTCGCCGGTGATGAGGACCTGGCCAGAGGTAGGGGAGTCGAGGCCGGCCAGGCAGTGCAGGAGGGTGGACTTCCCCGAGCCCGAGGGGCCCATGATGGCGGCGAACTCGCCCTGGCCGATGGCCAGGGTGACGTCATCAAGGGCGACGACCCGTGCGTCTGCCTGGCCGTAGACCTTCGTCACTCCCCGGGCCTCGACAACGGCCTGCGTGGGATGAATGCGGGGTTCCATGGTTCAGCCTTTCTGCTGTGCGCCAGTGATTCGAGCCTGTGACTGCGACCTGCTCATCAGGCTAGGAGCGCCCGGCGCGCCGGGGAATGCGGCGAAGGGCTGGGATCGCGGGCCATCTGCGACCAAAGGATGATGTGGGACGGATTCTGTCCATGATGAACAACTTTCAAAGCCACCTCAATCCTAACCTTTAGAAACCATGCAGGTGAGAGCATGGTTTCGTCGAGTGACCACGTGGCTGCTGCCGTTAAAGTTGTTCACCGTGGACACATGCCCCGGTCGATCGCCCCTCCAGCGGCTCGCCGCGGGCGGAAAACACACGGGTGCACCCGTAAGGGCGGCCCAACCGTTAGCCTGGGCCTGTGAGTTCCGTGCCTGCCATCGCCCCGGCGTCATTGCCGCGGTCGCTGCGCGGGCGCACGCTGCTCATGGCGGTTGTCAACATCACCCCGGACTCCTTCTCTGACGGCGGGCGATGGGACACCGCGCAGGCCGCTGTGGCCCATGGCCGCGACCTGGTGGCCCAAGGAGCCGACATCATCGATGTCGGTGGGGAGTCCACCCGTCCCGGCGCCCAGCGCGTCGACGCCGCCACCGAGGCCGCCCGCGTCCTGCCGGTGATCCGCGAGCTGGCCGAGCAGACGGTCGTCTCCGTGGACACCACCCGCGCCGCCACCGCCGAGGCCGCCCTCGAGGCCGGGGCGAGCATCATCAACGACGTCTCCGGGGGCCTGGCCGATCCCGCCATGCACCGCCTCGTGGCCGAGTCCGGCGCCATCTACATCTGCCAGCACTGGCGGGGGAGCCCGGAGACCATGGACACCCTGACCGACTACCCCCAGGGGGTCGTCGCGGGCGTGACGGCAGAGCTGCGGGCCCGCCTCGACGAGCTCGCCGCCGCCGGGGCCCAGGCCCACCAGATCGTGGTGGACCCCGGGCTCGGATTCGCCAAGACCCACGAGCAGTCCTGGCAGCTCCTGGCCGCCACCGGCACCCTGGGCGCAGAGCTGGGCCACCCGGTCCTCATCGGCGCCTCCCGCAAGCGCTTCCTCTCCCTTGCCTGCGACGAGGGCGCCGCGCCCGCCCAGCGCGACGCCGCAACCGCCGCCACCACTGCCCTGGCAGCCGCCTCAGGCGCCTGGGCGGTCAGAGTCCACGAGGTCCCGGCCAACCGGGACGCTCTTCGCACCGCCTCCCTCTGGAAGGAACACCAGTGAGCACCACCGTCACCGCGACCGGCGACCGGATCAGTCTGGTCGGACTGTCAGCCCGCGGCCATCACGGCGTCCTGCCCTTCGAACGCGAGGAGGGACAGCTCTTCACCGTCGACGTCACCCTCGACCTGGGCCCGCGCGGCACCGCGGTGGCCGCCGTGACCGACAGCCTCGATGACGCCGTGGACTACGCCACGGTGGCCACGGCCGTGGTCACCATCATCGAGGGCGAGCCGGTGGGCCTCCTGGAGTCCCTGGCGGACCGCATCGCTGAAAAGGTCCTGTCTTACTCGCGCGTGCGCGCCGCTGAGATCACGGTGCACAAGCCCCAGGCCCCCCTGGATGTGGCCTTCGAGGATGTGGCGGTGACCATCCACCGCGTCTCGGATGCCGCCCAGTCGAGCGAGCCCGCCGAGTCGGCCGCGGCCCCCGCCGCTGAGCCCGCCGAGCCCGAGGCCCGCCGCCACACCTCGCACCGCGCCCAGTCCCCCGACGAGCACCTCTCCGGGGCCGCTGGGGCAACGGGTGCCGCCGGCATCGCCGCCTCGACCACCTGGGGGAGCCAGGCCTGGGCGGATGACTCCCAGGACTCAGCTGACTCGGTTGACTCAGCGCAGGCCTCCGACGCCCTGTCGGCCCCCGACCTCCTCTCCGCCCAGCCCGCGAGCCAGTCGCCCCTGCGCGCCGAGCCCGAGCCCGTGACGGACAGCGCCGCGCCCGACCTGGGCGACCAGGACGAGGACGCCGACCACCTCCTCGAGGACGCCCTCATGGCCGCCGTCCAGGCGGACGACGAGCCCGGCTACCCGGACTTCGGTGCCGCCGAGCAGGAGGCCGCGGTCGGCGGGCCCAGCCCCGTGGTCGACGACTCCGAGGGATGGGTCACCCAGGACTCCGTGGCCGACGCCGCGGCGCCGGCGGCCCCCATCGACTCCCTGCCGGCGGGCCTTCCCATCCAGCTTCCCGGGGAGGGTCGCCACCGCGCCGAGACCGGCATCGGCTCGCCCCAGGACTCCTACCTGGACCAGCAGGAGGGCCTCCCGGGCCTCCCGGACGCCGCCGGTGACGAGGCGGCCGCGGCCGGCCTGGGCGGCGAGTCCGCGGCGAGCGCGGCGCTGCTCGATCCCACCGCTCACACGGCCGATTCCGCTGAGCCAGCCGACTCCGCCAGGCCGGCGGGGAGCGCTGGGAGCGCTGACGACCCCGGCGCGTTCCTGGCCCAGGCCCCGGTGACCGACGCTCCCGAGGAGGCCCGGGAGGACCAGTCGGCCCCCGTCGTCGCCGCTCAGGCGGTGGACCCGCTCGACCAGCGCCCCGGGCGCCCCGTGGGGGCGGTCATCGCCCTGGGCGCCAACGCCGGCCACGTCCTGGTCAACCTGCGCAACGCCGTGCGCTCCCTGCAGGGCGCCGAGGGCCTCGAGGTCCTCCAGGTCGGGCCCCTGGCCCGCACCGTGGCCGAGGTCCTGCCCGACGCCGAGCCGCAGCCCGACTACCTCAACACGGTGGTCACCGCGCTGACTACCCTGACCCCGCGCGAGCTGCTGGCCCTGTGCCAGCAGCTGGAGGCGGAGGCCGGACGGGTGCGCACCACCCAGTGGGCCCCGCGCACCCTGGACGTCGACGTCATCAGCGTCGAGGGCGTGACCTCCCACGATCCCGAGCTGAGCCTGCCCCACCCGCGGGCCCACGAGCGGGCCTTCGTGCTGGTGCCCTGGGCTCAGGCGGACCCCTTCGCCGACCTGGACGGGCGGGCCGTGGCCGAGCTGGCCGACGAGGCGCCGGGCCGCGACGGCCTGCGCTGGCTCGCCTTCGACTGGCTCGACACCGACAACATCCCCGACAAGCCCACCGGCCCCTACGTGGCGCCCCCCGTCCTGGAGGAGGACCCCGAGCCCATGGAGGTGGTCTACGAGGCCACCCGCAATGAGCGCTCCGTGGCCGATGCCGAGCTGGCCGCCGAGTACCTCGGCGGCGTCGGAGGGCTCGGGTCGGACCCGCAGGCCGGGCACGCCATCCAGGCCGTCCAGTCCGCCGAGCCGCGCAGCGCCGCCGCCCAGCCGGACCTCCCCTCAGAGCCCCAGGCCGAGGGCCCCGGCGCGGCCCAGGGCCTGGACAACCCCTTCGCGGCGGCCTCCTTCGGCACCGACTACGCGGTGCCCGTTGATCAGGCGGAGCAGGTCGAGCAGCCCGAGCAGGTGGGGCAGGGCGAGCAGTTAGACCTGGGCCAGCACTCGCCCTTCCACGTCCCCGGCCAGGCTCCCCCGGCCGGCGCCGAGGACTCCTGGGACGCCCCGCTGCAGTGGAACGACGTCATCGGGGGTGGCCCCGGTTCAGGTCCCCGTCAGGGCTCCTGATGCGTCGGACCCGCTGGACCAGTGCCCTGGCCTGGTTCGCGGTTGCCTCAGTGGCCGCCTGGGCGGCTGGCGACGTGGTGCTGCGCCATCGCGGATGGCTTCCCTCCCTGACCCCCTGGGGGGCCCTGGTCGCCCTGGGGATCGCGGGAATCGTCCTGACCTGCGGGCTGGCCGTGCGGCGCCTGCGCGCGCGCGAGCGCACCTGGATGACCCCGACCGGCGCCGCCATCACGGCAGCGGCGGCCCAGGCCTCGGCGCATGTGGGCGCCGTCGTGGGCGGGGTCTACGGCGGTCAGCTGGTCCTGGCCCTGCTGTCCCCCGACTCCCCGGCAATGGGCCAGCACGCCTGGAGCGCGGGCGGAAGCCTGGTGGCCTGCCTGATCTGGTGCATCATCGGCTTCGTCGTCGAGCACTGGTGCGTCATCTCCGACGGCGAGGATGAGGATGGTCCCGGTGGCGCCCCCTCCGGCGGCGCGGCCGCCTGACCGGCCGATTCTGCGACAGGCCAGCGGGCAGGCCGCTGACCTGGGAGGATATGGGGGATCGTCGAAGCGAGGAGTAGGTCGATATGGATCACCCCTTCGCCCCTGAGGGCGTTGCCTTCCAACCGGTCTCCGCCCGGCTGACCACTGCCAGGCTCCTGATCGCCGTGCTGTGCTGCGCCTGCCTCATCATCGCGGGGGCCGTGGCCGGCTACCTGCTGGGCCCCTGGTGGCTCGTGTGCTCCGGCGTCGGCGCGGGGCTCATGGTCTGGATGCTGTGGCTGATCCCGCGCCAGGTGAGGGCCATGGGCTACGCCCTGACCGGCGACCACCTCCTGTGGCGCCACGGCGTCATGTTCCGCTCCATGAGCGTCATCCCCTATGGCCGCATGCAGTTCGTCGACACCTCCCAGGGGCCCCTCGCCTCGCGCCTGGGCATCGCCAAGGTCCGTCTCCACACGGCCTCGGCCAGCACCGATGCGACCATCAACGGGCTCCCCGTCGCCCAGGCCGAGCACCTGCGCCAGGTGCTGTCCCAGCGCGGCGAGGAGAGGATGGCGGGACTGTGACCCGCCGGCAGGCCGCAGGCGGCAGGCACAAGCAGGAGCGAGGCATCGCCCTGCCCGCCGACGTCCGCTGGCGGCGGGTGTCCATCGTCACCCCCATCCTGGAGGGGTGGAAGATCGCCACGGGCATCCTGGCCTTCATCACCGTCCAGAACCTCGATGAGATCGTCCAGGCCTACCGGTACCTCGA
This genomic interval carries:
- a CDS encoding FtsX-like permease family protein, translating into MPTILDLRRTIAALVAVAMSAALIAFAFIISDSFRTQVQQDARLSVGGASVVVTDGRLASSTEGGLDEALVSRISELDGVESVRGAHWTALKLDLPPQLANSIGSTIAVQDVPALTEHTRLTSGRLPQAAGEIAISTDLAEQQGLGVGDTIRTTTPDESARRASSVVGIISPGADSHRAGIGTIYATADQIVELGADVDYHYLYVTGSPATSPADLRDKVAEAVNAVQPSASVQTAEDEIIQRTSSEQGGATIATILNLLAPVCAVVAMIVIATTFTTLVARQTRTIGLLRCIGSSRRQVMLAILRTGLITGVIGSFIGAAVGVGSAAALVRSGTFADLAGEHLTISPVSVALTIALGSLVALVAVLRPARRATRISPLVALTGQTADVRQAGRRQRWAAILGAALALIGGALAALGSMGGQLYLAAAGSLVAVAGLLAMLPLLTVAIVSLIGRIGAPGRFPILHLAARNLAGNSGRSAATAATLFVCVLVGSALFVGLFSLRVSFDDMVHKGSPVDIQVHGVTPQTDTEALSSTMTSISGVEKSIYVPSMDLTRTVGGEQAPINVIAIDTAQAATVVRTTQGLEELSDDTIIVGSIYDIPDGAQVILTGPGGQTTLTARRLEGWGAAITPATAQRLTGGAPTDSMMWIRAGEDSSAATEKAVREATQGQDLMVVGSATARAQVEANINRVMLIVCLVIGAAFIISLSGLANTTDISVLERTREIGVLRATGSSRSEIRRLIVSEGVLLAITGGVLGVAAGAGLGAAGTVAALKDGGVTLDIPAAALAGIVIVTLLVAMAASLRPAGRASAIPPVMALAED
- the folP gene encoding dihydropteroate synthase, which encodes MSSVPAIAPASLPRSLRGRTLLMAVVNITPDSFSDGGRWDTAQAAVAHGRDLVAQGADIIDVGGESTRPGAQRVDAATEAARVLPVIRELAEQTVVSVDTTRAATAEAALEAGASIINDVSGGLADPAMHRLVAESGAIYICQHWRGSPETMDTLTDYPQGVVAGVTAELRARLDELAAAGAQAHQIVVDPGLGFAKTHEQSWQLLAATGTLGAELGHPVLIGASRKRFLSLACDEGAAPAQRDAATAATTALAAASGAWAVRVHEVPANRDALRTASLWKEHQ
- the folK gene encoding 2-amino-4-hydroxy-6-hydroxymethyldihydropteridine diphosphokinase; its protein translation is MSTTVTATGDRISLVGLSARGHHGVLPFEREEGQLFTVDVTLDLGPRGTAVAAVTDSLDDAVDYATVATAVVTIIEGEPVGLLESLADRIAEKVLSYSRVRAAEITVHKPQAPLDVAFEDVAVTIHRVSDAAQSSEPAESAAAPAAEPAEPEARRHTSHRAQSPDEHLSGAAGATGAAGIAASTTWGSQAWADDSQDSADSVDSAQASDALSAPDLLSAQPASQSPLRAEPEPVTDSAAPDLGDQDEDADHLLEDALMAAVQADDEPGYPDFGAAEQEAAVGGPSPVVDDSEGWVTQDSVADAAAPAAPIDSLPAGLPIQLPGEGRHRAETGIGSPQDSYLDQQEGLPGLPDAAGDEAAAAGLGGESAASAALLDPTAHTADSAEPADSARPAGSAGSADDPGAFLAQAPVTDAPEEAREDQSAPVVAAQAVDPLDQRPGRPVGAVIALGANAGHVLVNLRNAVRSLQGAEGLEVLQVGPLARTVAEVLPDAEPQPDYLNTVVTALTTLTPRELLALCQQLEAEAGRVRTTQWAPRTLDVDVISVEGVTSHDPELSLPHPRAHERAFVLVPWAQADPFADLDGRAVAELADEAPGRDGLRWLAFDWLDTDNIPDKPTGPYVAPPVLEEDPEPMEVVYEATRNERSVADAELAAEYLGGVGGLGSDPQAGHAIQAVQSAEPRSAAAQPDLPSEPQAEGPGAAQGLDNPFAAASFGTDYAVPVDQAEQVEQPEQVGQGEQLDLGQHSPFHVPGQAPPAGAEDSWDAPLQWNDVIGGGPGSGPRQGS
- a CDS encoding DUF3180 family protein, coding for MRRTRWTSALAWFAVASVAAWAAGDVVLRHRGWLPSLTPWGALVALGIAGIVLTCGLAVRRLRARERTWMTPTGAAITAAAAQASAHVGAVVGGVYGGQLVLALLSPDSPAMGQHAWSAGGSLVACLIWCIIGFVVEHWCVISDGEDEDGPGGAPSGGAAA
- a CDS encoding PH domain-containing protein, translated to MDHPFAPEGVAFQPVSARLTTARLLIAVLCCACLIIAGAVAGYLLGPWWLVCSGVGAGLMVWMLWLIPRQVRAMGYALTGDHLLWRHGVMFRSMSVIPYGRMQFVDTSQGPLASRLGIAKVRLHTASASTDATINGLPVAQAEHLRQVLSQRGEERMAGL